Below is a window of Vicinamibacterales bacterium DNA.
CGACAGCACGCGGACGCTGCCCGCGGCGGTCGCGGCGGCGAGTGGTCTCGACGTGCTGAGCCACGCGATCGAGTCCTACACCGCGGCGCCCTACGACACCCGGCCGCGCCCGGCGCGTCCGGCGCTGCGTCCGGCGTATCAGGGATCCAACCCGATCAGCGACGTCTGGGCGCTGGAGGCCCTGCGCATCGTCGATCGCTATCTGGTGCGAGCCGTGGACGATCCCGCGGACGCTGAGGCGCGCGCGCAGATGCTGCTGGCGGCGTCGTACGCGGGCGTCGGTTTCGGCAACGCCGGCGTCCATCTGCCGCACGGCATGTCGTACCCGGTCTCGGGCCACGTGAAGACGTTTCGCGCGCCCGGCTACGTCGTCGATCACCCGTTGGTGCCGCACGGCATGTCGGTGATCCTCAACGCGCCGGCGGTGTTCCGCTTCACCGCGTCGGTCAATCCGGGCCGCCACCTCGCGGCGGCCGCCGCGCTCGGCTGCGACGTCTCACGCGCGCACGAGGCGGACGCCGGCCGCATCCTGTCGGATCGTCTCGTCTGGTTCATGCAGAAGCTGAAGATGCCGAACGGTCTCTCGGCGATCGGCTACGCGGCGGCCGACATTCCCGCGCTCGTCGAGGGAACGCTGCCGCAGCACCGGGTGACGAAGCTGTCGCCGCGGCCCGCCTCGGCCGACGATCTGGCCGCCCTGTTCGACGCCTCGATGACCTGCTGGTAGAGCGGCCCCGGGGGTCAGACCGGGGTCAGACCGGGGTCAGACCGGGGTCAGACCACCATGCGATCGCAGGGGTACGCACAATTGCTCGACACGGAGCGCGACTCGAGCCAGGGCTGAGTCATCAGGGACGACCGTGCCATCGGGCGTGTCGAGCGGAAGATCCACGCGTCCGTGCGCCGGTCCGACATCTGATTGGATTTGCGCGAAGGCGAACACGCACCGGTAATGGGATCGAGGGCTATTCCATTCGCGCGGCTGTTGAAGAGGTTGGCGTGGCATGACGACTGCTGTTACCGGCGCGGAGGATCGCGGGTTCAGCAACCGAGGAGACTTCCTGCCATGACACGTCTATATGGAATCGTCGCGCTGCTCGTCCTGTGCAGCGCGCCCAGCTTCGCGCAAGGTACGCAGACCGGCACGATCCGCGGCACCGTGAAGGACCAGCAGGGGCTGGCCCTCCCGGGTGCCACGATCACGGCGACCTCACCCGCTCTGCAGGGTGAGCGGACCGTCGTCACCGACACCGACGGCACTTACCTCTTCCGCGCCATTCCGCCCGGTCCTTACAGCCTGAAAGTTGAGATGAGCGGCATGGCGACGGCGCAGAAGACGGCCGACGTGCCCCTCGGCGGGGTGGCACAGGTCGATGTCACGCTGTCGCTCTCACAGGTGCAGGAGTCGGTCACCGTCTCCGGCGGGACGCCGAGCATCCTGACCACGCCGGTCGTCGGCGTCAATCTCAAACACGACCAGGTCGAGACGCTCGCGTCGCGGCGGGATCTCGAGGGGATCGCCAACCTCTCGCCCGGCGTCACCGAGGGCACCGCTCCCAACGCGCAGCAGTTGAACATCAACGGCTCGTTCGCCTACGACAACCTGTTCATGATCAACGGCATCGACGTCAACGACAACCTGTTCGGCTCGCCGCAGAACGTCTTCATCGAGGATGCGATCCAGGAGACGCAGGTGCTCACCTCGGGCATCTCGGCCGAGTACGGGCGCTTCTCGGGCGGCGTCATCAACGCCATCACCAAGAGCGGCGGCAACACCTTCAGCGGCAGCTTCCGCGTCAACCTCTCGGACCCGACCTGGAGCGCGATCACGCCGTTCGAGCAGGCCCACAACACCACCCGCACCAGCGTGCTCAACAAGACCTACGAGGCGACCATGGGCGGACCGATCCTGCCCGACAAGGTGTGGTTCTTCACGGCCGGCCGCTTCGCGAAAACCACGGCGTCGAACTCGTTTCCGGCGACGGGCATCAAATACGACACCGACAGCGATAACAAGCGCGGCGAGGTGAAGGTCACGGCGACGCCGTTCGCGAACCATACGTTCCAGGGGAATTTCACTACGAATCCAACCACTGAAACGCTCCCGGCCA
It encodes the following:
- a CDS encoding hydroxyacid-oxoacid transhydrogenase, with product MSGYDYAFEMAASQIRFGAGVTREVGMDLAELGARRVMVVTDPGVARLPPVAVVLESLEESGIDAALYDRVRVEPTDESFLNAIGFARADAFDAFVAVGGGSALDTAKAANLYSTYPPDDFLDYVNPPIGGGLPVPGPLKPLMAIPTTAGTGSETTGVAIFDLTRLGAKTGIASRRLKPTLGYLDPDSTRTLPAAVAAASGLDVLSHAIESYTAAPYDTRPRPARPALRPAYQGSNPISDVWALEALRIVDRYLVRAVDDPADAEARAQMLLAASYAGVGFGNAGVHLPHGMSYPVSGHVKTFRAPGYVVDHPLVPHGMSVILNAPAVFRFTASVNPGRHLAAAAALGCDVSRAHEADAGRILSDRLVWFMQKLKMPNGLSAIGYAAADIPALVEGTLPQHRVTKLSPRPASADDLAALFDASMTCW